The Hippopotamus amphibius kiboko isolate mHipAmp2 chromosome 3, mHipAmp2.hap2, whole genome shotgun sequence genomic interval AAATGCTAAAAGAGGgtttatttcaataaatgtgaatatttcctagttatttgtatttcttgaatGGCTATTTTGAAATACCATAATATTCCTTACATGTAACTTCATGcatttgcccattttctagaAAACATATACTTATTTTACCATTTTGTTTCCTAGTTTCTAACTTATGTTAGATAAACATCCCTGCTTTGTACCATTTGTAATACGGAAATGTTGGAATGTCTCAAATGTACAACAACTGGAAATTTAAGGATCCTAAAATAACTTATGATCTTTCCTCTAAACATGTTAGCTATCcttgagcaaatatttattatggtttctgaaaatagaaaagtttcatcataaatgtccattaactgatggATGGAAAAGTGtatatccagggacttccctagtggtccagtggttatgactctgtgctctcaatgcagggggccctggtttgatccctgatcagggaactaagatcccacataccgcaactaagcctgtgtgcagcaactactgagcccacgcgctctagagcctgcatgccacaactagagaagctcgtgcactacaactagagaacctgcacactgcaacaaagacccagtgcaggcaaaatacataaataaataaaaataaaaataaaagtttgtatCCATACCCTGGAAGAGtatttgacaataaaaataaatgaagtgctGACATCTGCTACATCatgattaaaacattttaaaactgattgtggtgatgattgcacacctctgtgagtatactaaaacccactgtattgtatatttcaaGGAGATGAATTGTCTGCTATGTGAATTACATCCCAATGATGCTGTTTAAAAAGGGCAATTCAGCAACAGAACGCCCATATTAACTTTCCAATCCTACATTTCATCAAGCATGATAAGTTTTCAAAAattatcagggacttcctaggtggcgcagtggttaagaatccacctgccaatccaggggacacaggttctatccctgctccaggaagatcccacatgccgtggagcaactaagcccatatgccacaactattgagtctgtgtgctgcaactactgaagcctgcgtgcctagaacctgtgctccacaacaagagaagccaccaaaatgaggagcccatgcaccacaatgaagagtaactcctgctcaccgcaactagagaaagcccgtgtgcagcaaagaagacccaatgcagccaataaataaatttaaaaaaataaaaattatcaatcaaaaatattatcaagcagaatagtattaaaaatttttgatattttaaagcaaactcCAAAATAAACTCTTCTGTTTCCTGAATGTTTCAAGTGTCCTTAAATTGTTGGACACCTAGGTTTGTCCAACAGATTCTCCTATTGTTAAATATTAAGGATGTTCCACAAAGTTTCCTTTTGTGGAGGGGGAGAAATTTTACAATGTTTCACCTTAATTCATTTACAAACTTTAAAGAGAAGGAATAACTGGATTCAAACAAATAAGATACAAAAGCAACATAAACTGTTGAAGACTTTGCTGCCATTTGGCTGTCTACATGAAAAGGGGGGAATCTCtatatatgacccagtaattttaTTACTAGCTATTATCTTATAGAAATACTCATTATGTATACAAAGATCAGTGATATGAATTCCAGCACAGCTTGTAGTaaccaatttaaaaagaaaaaaaaatatttcttcaagtaGTGTAATATTTAAATGGATAATGACACACTCCCATTATAGAATACAatatcattaaaaacaatgagGTAATGTACAAATACAGAGTGGGGGAGATCCTTAAGTACATTggttaagaaaacaaagcaaacctcAATATGTATAGTGTGATGCCATTTATAGAAAGCATGTCTGTTTCAGTTTGGGTTACtgtaacaaaaatatcatagacctagtggcttaaacaacatttatttctcacagttctggagggtgggaagtccaagatcaagatacaGTGTCCAGTGACAGCCTGCTTAGTGGTTGGTTCATAGATGActgtcttcttcctgtgtcttcaccAGAAAGTTCTCAGAGGTCTCTTTACAAGGACACATCCTTTtcataagggctccaccctcagaacctaatcacctcccaagggCCCCATCTCCTAACACTATCACGTCAGGGGTTagaattttaacatatgaattttagggtactcattcagtccataacattctGCCTAAATATAGGTGTACCAATAAagcccaaatatatatatacacatacatacacatgagaagaagaaaaaaaaaaaaaacaggcacatCAAATTGCAATGAAATATAATCTGCATTGCCAAATTGTTCATGAAAGAACTTTGATTTATATTTACCTCAATAGCCTATGAGTGTGGCATTAATATAATTCAACAAGCAAAACATTTTTGGATTGTATATATTTGATTTAGGAGAggaagtttattattattttcaaaatactagAAGAAGAAAGGTTGACAAAATTGGGTTTGCCTGGGGTAAGCAGAAGAAAGCAGTGGTTTACAGCAGGTGTCATAAAGACCCCTCCCCCCTGGAAGGTATCTGTGAGTATTCATCTGTTTATCAATAAGGGCCATGGGTTCTACAAGCTTGAGACCCATTTTTCTATTCTTGCTTCCTGAGAAATCCCAACCATTAATCTGGCCTCAAATACATTTGTTTCACATCTAACTTTTTCTTTGGTTTCAGTGTCTTTGAATGATTTCCCATTGCTTATGCATTATACGGCAGAATAAAAACCAATTTCTTAGCTCAGTATTCAAGGCCCTCCTCCGACAAAGTGCTCTTCCCACATGACCAGACTCAGTCCCCATCCCACACCCACAGATCATCTTCACTCAGCTGCACCAAACCTTGACTATTCTCAGATTACACTGCACACTTTCTCATCTCTGGTTTTGACCTCACTGTCCATCTGGGAATGTCTTTCCCTTTCGTCCCCTTTCATTATGCAAATGAAGTTCCATTCAAAtgccattctttgttttttttgcttttttttaatggcagcatAGTAGTTCCTGTGTCACCATCTCCACGCACCAGAAGTTACTACTAAACTACTTTTTATTGAATGAACTAGAAATTGCCGTCAGGCTTTGAGAGCTGGGGGATAAAGGCAAATGTGGAAACATATTTTACAATAATGTGTCTAGATGTGGAACAGTTATGTATGAGTGAGGAAATAACTAATGAATGTGATTATCCGGTTGATATTTTCTATGTTGACTGGAAATAGTAATTACTTTCAATTAAATGGGAAGTAAAAGATTTACCTTAGCTTCTACTTGATACTGCTGCTAAGGGTTTAATTGACATCCTTCTAGATTTATATCAATACCTATTTTTTATTAAGATTATGCTATATATCCTGGTATGCACATTCTCCCCAATATTCTGTGGCTATCTTTCTATATCAACATTAATGTCTACTATATTCTTTTCAAAGATACCATGTTATTTATTTGTACTGAAAAAAGGAATTAACCTATCCTCTATTCACGGGAAGATGCTCTATATACAAAAGAATGTACATTAAAAGAGTGTATCATCTACCCAAGACCCTATTCCATTTCAGAAGGTATCGAGGTTTAGGGTCTTAAATGTCCTTCAACATGTATCTGTCATAGAATTTATATGagtaaattttacatttagataaGTGTAAATAAATCTTACACTAGTGCccagctttaaaaattttaataaaatactgggatttttttatttcagtgccCTACTAAATTTCCATGTATAACTATCTGTTTCTGGGCTATCTATTCCATTCTCTAGACTTGAACTTTTATTCCTGCATTAATAAACAACTCTGACATAACTATATGCTTTTTATACCTGGAACCCCCACCTCTCATGATTCTGATCTTTCAAGTTTCTTAAACATTTGGTATCTTTTATTTACAACATAAACTTGACCATCAATTTCTCAAGTTCTTCCAACAAAGTCCATTGAAAGTTTGATTTGTCATAttaaatttgtgttaattttaacagaaacagcatatttaaaattttgtgtcttttcttccATGGTCAAGGTGTGCCTTTCCATTTAAAAACCTTCAAtcaaattttacagttttttgttCCTTTACAGAATTTGCACATTTCCTATTGAAgctattcttaaatattttataggttTTGTTCATAGTGTGAAAGTGGTTATTTTTTAGACAATATAAAACAGCTAACTCATTGCTGTTATCAAGAAAACTCCTGGGactccctgctggtccagtggtaaagaatccatcctgcaacaGAGGGgttgcaggtttgatccctggctggggaactaagatcccacatgcttcagggcaactaagcccacacgccacaactactgagcctgcatgccgcaaactaGAGTCAACACGCTCTGGAGCTCATGCGCCACTagactagagaaaacctgcatgccacgagagagaagcccatgcgcctctACCTTATATGAAGATGCtcgtgatttttctccttttataaaacaatgtggtgaattacattaatttatttcctaataggaaatttttctaaagaaaccCTCTTTGCACCATTAGAATAACTTCCACTTAGATATGTGAAGCTTGATTCATTAGACTTTACCAatgatttttgcatcaatattcataataatgaaaaaaataatgaaatattttcttttgtgctttaTTGAATTTGGGtatctttgttatattttaaaacaagaaagctTTCCTTCATTATCTAGGtcttagaaaaatttaaagtgcATTGTAACTAGAATTTCATTCTGAATCTCCACATGAGCTTGGTGATGTATGCTAGTGGTTTTGGTAGGAGTTCACAATTCTATTTCTTCTATGGTAATCTGTGTAGGCTGTTTGCATGTTCTGCAGTCATAGGaatttataaagataaatttaagaaagctgaaaattaaccattttatttgACTCTTTAAATATAATGGCATGAGTTTGGACAGAATtgtctgccccctcccctttATCACTTTTATTAGGATATCTGTGACTCCTCTGTTCATTTCTTAATTGGTTTAACGAAATAGTtttatctactttatttttacatcaaaaaattaacatttaggCTTATATACTAActcatcttttctatttcactAATTCATTTCTTATCAACTCTCATACTTTATTTAGctgcttctctttttctaagACTTAAGTTTAACACATTTATTTCCACCACACTTGGATTAGTCAGTTAAGAGAAAGGAGAGTGAGGAATCAGGGATGAGGTTAGAAGGttataaaaaagaacagagaaatggtGCATACCTAAGAAGGGAACATTAGGtctaggcacttttttttttaaagacagtcatatttaaatacatatattaaatatttacttaaatacAACATACTTGTTGATGAGAATCATTTGGCAAAAAGGGAAGGAATTCCTGGTGCAGAAAAGAAAGAGGTTAATTGTGGAAGCAAAGTTCTTGAGTAGGCAAGAGTATAAGGCAACAATCGTATACATACTTGGCCAAGTTGTTCTTAGGTGGGTAGGTCACCCTTTGTTAACAGGAAGCAGCAGGCGTAACGGTGGAAATGTGTGTGGTCACTGCTGATGGCTTACTTGAGGTGTGTGCTCATAAATCAAATATGAGTCCCGTTGGCACAGTTGTCTTCCTCTAACATTTTACAGCTTGAGTGTACTCAAGGCATAGGCAGAGAAAGAGATTTAGGTTTGACTTGGGTTGGGGTTCTAccaagatcaaaaaaaaaaaaaaaaaaaaggcacacacaTGAAATTCTGCTTAAATTTTCATGGGGTTCATGACCATACATGGTGGATGAACTTTCTGCAACAGAATGTAAGAACACCATAATACAGGACAGCATGAAGCAGGGAAATGGATGTGTCTCATGCTGTACAGAATTTGATACTTGTGTCTAACAAACACAACAGTTGAAGCTTTGCTAGGCAGGATGACAGGGGCTATCATTCTTACCTCCTTGTGCTAATAACTTCTCCTTGGCCTTTGGATTAGGCTTTGGGCTACTATTCACCTCTATGATTTTTCTTGTTAGAAGGCATACTAGATCTCCCGGGGATGCAATTGTAGTGGGgtttttttatttaagtttaCAAAATACATTcttattgaaaattaaaacattatagaaatatataatgcCAATCATGAATGTTCTCCTACAATTCCAGTCACTCCAGTCACTTCTCCATTATTTTTTAGAGCTTTAACAAGTtattctactaaaaaaaaaaatgcttgcacAACTTCCTTTTTTATGTAAGAGTAAAATTTGGACATCTTATTATTCCAGAGATATTTCTCACTCTTAATGGAGAGAAACTGCGTGAAGATACCATAATCTACTATGCCAGGCCCTTATTGTTAGGACATCTGGGCTAGTTCTCATTAAGGAACAAAGGTGAAATGAACTTGCTGTGTACACTTCTCAGATTATTCCCATTAGGCAGCTTCCTAGTAATTTCATTTCTAATGAAGAGTTAGCCAAAGATTCCAAGCATTTTCATTATACTATGGAAAACCATCCTCTTACGGGTTGTCACAACTACACTCCCACCTACAGCATGCAAGATGGGATGTGTATACCTGGAAATGCTTATTCAAAATTATGGTATAATTTaacttaaaacaaattttaaaccgATTGTTCTTGTAACTGTGTTTTCTAACTATAGAAAGTGAAGTATGACCAATTTTCTTGACTGATAGGCAATCAGGATCCTAAGGACAGGGTTTATAAAACTTGGTATATACTAGAAAGAGGCACAGGCATCAGAAACTTAACTAACACTTTTCTATAAAGTCTTCACAAAAGACTGCAGCCCTTGCTATAATATCAAATACGcccagtggtatctcattatttcTCCAGGGTCTGATACTCATACTGGTAACCTACTACTTGTGGAATAAGATTGAAACTCAACACATAAGCTTTCCCTGCCACCACCAGCTCTTCTCATTCACTGCAGCAGACAACTCTCCACTTCTGGAACACACACCGCTCACATGGTCTGGTTTTTCACCTCACACCTCATCTTAGAAtaccctttttcttctctgacctcTCAAGGCTCAGCTCGAACACTGCTGACTCTATGAAGTCTTCCACTATCCTCCTCGGAGAAAATAAATGGgtttttcctctgtgttatcCTGGCTTTTTGCTGGCACCTCTATGACAGCATTTCTGTAATAAGCTGCTCAAGCGGAAGTCTTGAGGGACAGACACACCCGTCTACTTCCTAAACAATATCTAGTGCAGAATTCTGCAGGACATGCACTcaaaaactatgtggaataaacATACATAAGTGAAGACTTCAAATCCTTTAATCCCAAAGTATCAATCACAGATATCAGTTTTCAAAGGATTAAAAAAGACTGCTCGCCTCAAAACATGTCCTACTACAGTAAGCAgttttgtatgtttgaaaaaaaaaaggtgtgtttTAATAAAAGTGACAAATCATTCTATCTTTAGGATGTTCAACAAACCCACATGTGCTTGATATCTGCATCTTACTTCCTAGGATCTCAAActgtttattttagaaataaaaacatgggGAGAGGACAGTTCattgtaaaatatgaaaaagccATGATTCAAGCATGTGAGTTTTTGCTTTATATTCCTAGCCACAGCACAAACGACTGGATATTCTCATCAACGCCaagctaaaaaaagaaacaaaaaacaaacaaaaccggAACCACCATGAAGACAGTGCCACATTAAAATCTCTTCCTCTTGATAATTTCTGGCTTCCAGCTGACTGGATGAGTTTCTTCTGTCTATAAATAGAAAAGTAAGTTAAAACACATTTAATAAGTTCCTTTCTAACAAAAATAAGGCATTTACTCTACATTATATTACTTGGCATTATATATTTAGCAGTTGCTGAACAATTTTAAGATAGCTGACAAACTTTTGGCATTATCTGAATTCAATAAAGGATGAATGCATTTGCTACAAATTCAATTTAGGGtcttccattttaaataaaattgctaTTTATATATTCGAATAACACCAAAGCTTATGATTCTAACATTAATTTGCATAGCAATCTACTTCCGTGCTGTTATTCTTAGTGTAAGATTTTCCCAATAACTCTAATGAGGAAAGCTGACATAAAATCAAAACTATCTATGGATTTGCCAtcatcaatgaaaccaaaacagAAATCTATGAGTAGATACTATTCAAGATGACAAATACTTTCATATTAGAAGATTATTTTCCCTTCTGATAATTTCAGgaactttaaaatgagaaaacactttGCAAAACTGGCAtggctgatttattttattatactttacaATGTATATGAAATAGAGAACTTACCGCTGTATCATCTTCTCTGTACACTTTAATGGTTTTATCAGCTTCAGCTGTTAGTAACCGACTTTCAGACtgatcaaaagcacaagcaaataTTCCTGACTCACTGTCCAAAGACCCAGGCTGCACTGCTGCATGAACTCGCTGGAAATTGTAGCCAGTTCTCCAGTCCCAAAGATGCATAGTGCCATTGTCAGCTTAAAGGGAAAGATATAGTTAAACCTGGCGTCCTCTCAACAATTCAGCCTGATGAATGTTTAAGCACCGTGGTAGTAACTACAGCACTCAAGCTCCTCCTAATATCAGTTTGTCTACTTTCATTTGTGCTTAATTcagaatttattataaatttcaaaaagcaCCACAAAATGACGTTCAACTCCAGAATGCACACCCAAACTTTAGGCGATTTCTGGCATAAACCCCTAACTTAGATTTATCAATGTGGGAACTTAAAGAGAGCTAAACTATGAAATATGCTACGTGTGTTAtgaatatgcatatacacatgtgAACATTCAAACACATTAAACAGGCAAGTTCTGCTATAATACTTAGGTGTGATGACAGAAATTTTatcactaaaggaaaaaaaaatgacagactaaaacatatttatcataaatatcttattttaccTCCAGATACAAGCACTCCATCCGAATTTACTGTCAATGTGTTAATAATAGCATTGTGACCAGAAAGATTTTGAATGAAACTTCCATCAGGGAACTTCCACTGTTTTATGTTATCTGGAGAACCAGACGCAAATGTGTAACTGAAATAAGATAAAGAATTAATGATAAAGGAAACCAAGTTAAATacgatggatttttaaaaatcttattatgGTTGTATTTTGTGTAGTCAGGATCTATGTAGTCTAAGCAAAATATTATCGTCACACCAAGAGGTAAAAACATCAAGACATTTGTTCCAAgttaaatcagattttaaaattattttaaatgcatgttaAGTCCTAGGTTGAAGTTTTATTCTCCTCTCATTTCCCCAGTGCTCTACACTGAGCTAGAGCAGTAAACATATAAACCCCTAAACTCACATAAAGGGCAAGGGGTGAGGTAACTATTTTGGAGAAAgcgagagagaaaggcagagagagagaaggagaacaagacgaaagggagaaaaggaaagaaacagaggcaAGAGGACgagagggtgagggggagaaaTAAAGGGagtgaggaagacagagaaagggaggaaggacaagggagaaaataaaggttagggagagtgggaaagggaggaggagaggcaagATACGGCTGTGACCAGGGAAGTGCCAGGTGATACGGCTTCATATGCTCCACCTCTCGGGGTACTCTGCCTACAATGTCACAATTCCTACTCTTTTTTCCGATGTGTATTAACTTCCTCCTTAAGAATTAACTATTCTATGTATAGCTCAGTGCCCAATAATATTTATGTCCAAAACATAAAATCTAGCTACTATTACCTTTGACCCTGACATGCAGCTTTTAACTatgatttatttgtattatctcatttgacaTCATTTTTcaccatgtagaaagacttcctTGTCTTATAGAGGGAATGAAGCAATATACtacacaaggaaaataaaagaaatgcatgttCGTATGTGGCACACGTCTGAAAGTGACAGTGGCTAAATGACTATGAAACTAGTACTAACGTTGATATTTCTGTATTATACTAAGaactgaagaaagaagagaagccacttcgGAAAATATACTTACTGTCTTGGATGTAAAACCACAGCCCTGACTGATTTTTTGTGATTTGTTAATGTGACTCTTGTTTTTCCAGCCACCAAATCCCATAATCGTATTGTAGTGTCATGGCTTCCTGTAcggaaaacacaaacacacatcccCAAAATacagatcagaaaaaaagaatgcaaaagttaaatataataaaatctgaAGCATTCTTccatagacacatatatatatgaaataaaaatcatatcaacCCTTGGCTAATTGCTTTCTATAGTTCCAAAATATTTGgttgattttaagtttaattcttaaaaaaatgtaataaatgcgTGTTGCACTGTCATCTGAATAACTAGCACAAATGTGAATTTACATGATGTCATCTAgtggagaggagggaaaaaactgtaacaaTCATTTAGTTAATAAAACACAAGGAAACGAATTATTTTCTAGTCTTAAAGATTCCCTGTTATTAACCATATTGTAAGCAAAACAAGATTCAATCCAGCTCTAAAAGTCTGAGGGTATTTTGTCTTCTAACTTTAATTTCCTAGACTGGTAATTTTGATACTATAAAACAATGCTCAGTTGTATCTAATAGCATTACTTTCTAGTCAGGCATTACATGGTACAAAGATTCTGTGATATATAAAAAGTATGAGATTAAAAACAATGGAATGAAATGTTACCACAGGAaatttcaagtgcacacagaaacACTGTATATACAACACACAGCAAGAGTCATAGTAAATACAAAAGCATATAATCATAAAGCACTCTGACAATGAATGTACTGTAAACCTGGAAAGCATCAACCGCACCAGTAATAATTTGTGGTTCTGCAGCTTGACACCTCACTGTAGCCACCGCGTTAGTATGTCCAGATAACGTGTGTACACTGGCTTTCGTTCTCACATCCCAAATCTATAAAAACACAACAGACATACCATCAAAGAGAACAGGTGTTCGTAGCTGAGGCAGGTAACTAGATCAATTCAAGCCTGGGACTCTCCTGGACAACTGTGTGCTTGCCTGAACATAACGAGGAAAGTGCCTACATGAAATAATCATCCGTAAGCCGGCTGGGGAATGTAGACAGGAGGCAGCCAACCGGGGAAAGCTAACAGATCAGAGGACCTACTGGCTAGAATGGGTATAATGGGGCTACTGAATGAAACAGCTAATGGACCACACCTGTGGTGACCGACTGGCACATGAGAGGTCACATGTCAGGTGGGGGCCTCCCAATAATAGACATGGTGAAGCCACAGAATTAAAGACGAAGAGTAGGTAGGGTATCGACGGGTCAAGGCAACTATCTTTAAATTCCCTACCAAAAAATACATCACTTCTGGACCAAATAAGCACACCGTAGTAGGATGCAATACATGTACAGATCAGCTGTGTTCCACTTACCCGTGCAGTTGAGTCTCGGCTACAGGTCACCAGCACATCAATTGTTGGGTGCAAATCCAAACCATACACCGCACTCAGATGTCCATGATAGTGCCTTAta includes:
- the PLRG1 gene encoding pleiotropic regulator 1 isoform X2, translating into MAIKLRNEYGPVLHMPTSKENLKEKGPQNATDSYGHKQYPANQGQEVEYLVTGTHPYPPGPGVALTADTKIQRMPSESAAQSLAVALPTSQARVDANRTAPAGGEYRHPGASDRSQPAGAVVMDGGNAKNSALMAKKAPTMPKPQWHPPWKLYRVISGHLGWVRCIAVEPGNQWFVTGSADRTIKIWDLASGKLKLSLTGHISTVRGVIVSTRSPYLFSCGEDKQVKCWDLEYNKVIRHYHGHLSAVYGLDLHPTIDVLVTCSRDSTARIWDVRTKASVHTLSGHTNAVATVRCQAAEPQIITGSHDTTIRLWDLVAGKTRVTLTNHKKSVRAVVLHPRHYTFASGSPDNIKQWKFPDGSFIQNLSGHNAIINTLTVNSDGVLVSGADNGTMHLWDWRTGYNFQRVHAAVQPGSLDSESGIFACAFDQSESRLLTAEADKTIKVYREDDTATEETHPVSWKPEIIKRKRF